In the genome of Prosthecobacter algae, one region contains:
- a CDS encoding sulfatase, protein MSIDSFLTWIKAGAVLLTALLGIPAQAALRPNIIFINCDDLGYGDLACYGARDIRTPHLDQMATEGTRFTDFSVTSALCTPSRASLMTGRYPGRSGLAVGVLRPDAAGGLPATELTLAEVAKSAGYATGCIGKWHLGFKPGLRPMDQGFDSYYGVLHNLDHFETVVFEKEGGMPVLRGHEVERRPAVPAEMTGLYTEEALKFIESHRDQPFFLYLGHAMPHLPFDASPRFKGKSARGLYGDVVEELDDSTGQILTRLRALGLADKTLVIFTSDNGPERKTPGTAAPLTGSKHTVHEGGLRVPCVAWWPGRVPAGLTCGEFLSTLDVLPTLAALTGATLPAGLKLDGSDVSPVLLHSAPSPRRTLYSLYGLKMNRKESMREGSWKLHLTSPPTLYQLTNDVAETNDIAAQHPDVVERLTRLAAQHRQDTRIPERPKPVKQ, encoded by the coding sequence ATGTCTATTGATTCCTTTTTGACGTGGATCAAGGCTGGCGCAGTGCTGCTCACCGCATTGCTCGGCATACCCGCCCAGGCCGCGCTCCGACCTAACATCATCTTCATCAACTGCGATGACCTGGGTTACGGTGATCTGGCTTGCTATGGCGCGCGGGATATCCGCACACCGCACCTGGATCAAATGGCGACTGAGGGCACGCGTTTCACGGATTTCTCCGTCACCTCCGCGCTGTGCACGCCGTCACGCGCCTCGCTGATGACGGGCCGTTATCCCGGCCGCAGTGGCCTGGCGGTAGGGGTGCTGCGGCCCGATGCAGCGGGCGGCCTGCCCGCCACGGAACTGACGCTGGCAGAGGTGGCCAAAAGCGCAGGCTACGCTACGGGCTGCATTGGCAAATGGCACCTGGGTTTCAAGCCGGGGCTGAGGCCGATGGATCAGGGTTTCGACAGCTACTATGGGGTGCTTCATAACCTGGATCATTTTGAAACCGTGGTCTTTGAAAAGGAAGGCGGCATGCCCGTGCTGCGTGGCCATGAGGTGGAACGCCGCCCTGCCGTGCCCGCAGAGATGACGGGCCTCTACACAGAGGAGGCGCTGAAGTTCATCGAAAGCCATCGCGACCAACCCTTTTTCCTCTATCTGGGCCATGCCATGCCGCACCTGCCTTTTGATGCTTCGCCTCGCTTCAAAGGCAAATCCGCACGCGGTCTGTATGGCGATGTGGTGGAAGAACTGGATGACAGCACGGGCCAAATTTTAACCCGGCTGCGCGCCCTGGGACTGGCCGACAAAACACTGGTGATCTTCACCAGTGACAACGGTCCCGAGCGCAAGACCCCAGGCACCGCCGCGCCCCTGACAGGCAGCAAACACACCGTCCATGAAGGTGGCCTGCGCGTGCCCTGCGTGGCCTGGTGGCCCGGCCGAGTGCCAGCCGGGCTCACGTGTGGCGAGTTTCTCTCCACCCTGGATGTGCTGCCCACCCTGGCCGCCCTCACCGGGGCCACTCTGCCCGCGGGCCTAAAACTGGATGGCAGCGATGTCAGCCCCGTGCTCCTCCATTCCGCCCCTTCCCCTCGACGCACGCTGTACTCGCTCTACGGACTGAAGATGAACCGCAAGGAATCCATGCGTGAAGGCTCCTGGAAACTGCATCTCACCAGTCCACCCACGCTTTATCAGCTAACCAACGATGTGGCCGAAACCAACGACATCGCCGCCCAGCACCCCGACGTGGTTGAGCGCCTCACGCGACTCGCCGCTCAACATCGCCAAGACACCCGCATCCCCGAACGTCCAAAGCCTGTGAAACAATGA
- a CDS encoding sigma-70 family RNA polymerase sigma factor, translating into MSLRPASTVRASFPVTAWTQVVTAREGDEVASKAALEELCKGYWPAIYTYLRALGCDREEALDETQEFMTHFIQGGGLHNVSPERGRLRSYLRQSLRNHLTTVRRDAARQKRGGGKTFVSLDDVEVFDVPSEPDAADQWFDRRWAWALVKRSMDRLEARYQRRNRMAVFSTLKEGLICPELLKPYAEIGLTLQMTENQVKLEVHRARRRFAEELRAEVAATLAPESDADEELRYLMSVLSFE; encoded by the coding sequence ATGTCCTTGCGCCCTGCATCCACCGTTCGTGCCTCGTTCCCGGTCACTGCCTGGACACAGGTCGTGACTGCGCGGGAAGGGGATGAAGTGGCTTCCAAGGCTGCGCTGGAAGAACTCTGCAAGGGTTATTGGCCGGCCATCTACACCTACCTCCGTGCCCTCGGGTGCGACCGTGAAGAGGCCCTGGATGAGACCCAGGAATTCATGACCCACTTCATCCAAGGAGGGGGCCTTCACAATGTCTCGCCGGAACGTGGCCGCCTGCGGAGCTACCTCCGCCAGTCCCTGCGCAATCACCTCACCACGGTTCGTCGAGATGCGGCCCGGCAAAAACGCGGTGGTGGCAAAACTTTTGTGTCCCTGGATGATGTGGAGGTCTTCGATGTACCCAGTGAGCCGGATGCAGCGGACCAATGGTTTGACCGTCGCTGGGCCTGGGCGCTGGTGAAACGTTCCATGGATCGCCTGGAGGCACGGTATCAGCGTCGCAACCGGATGGCTGTTTTTTCCACCCTGAAAGAGGGCCTCATCTGTCCTGAACTTCTCAAGCCGTATGCCGAAATCGGCCTGACTCTGCAAATGACCGAAAACCAGGTGAAACTGGAAGTGCACCGTGCGCGCCGTCGTTTTGCCGAAGAACTGCGAGCGGAGGTCGCTGCCACCCTTGCTCCCGAATCCGATGCCGATGAGGAACTGCGTTACCTGATGAGTGTTCTGAGCTTTGAGTGA
- a CDS encoding bifunctional serine/threonine-protein kinase/formylglycine-generating enzyme family protein, with translation MSETAPSLTACPRCGKELAPKMMVGGICPACVASTIQKNLFASMDDEIEEKEPLSLNVQGYEIQELIGGGGMGEVYRAVLTARGKVVAMKVVSGRLTRDPEVTARFEAEVAALSQLSHHHVVRVLDHGETVNGRHFLVMEYVDGCDLRRLLRAQRLDLERALDIFLKVCAGVSHAHQRGLVHRDIKPANILIGADGTVKVADFGLAKTLVENSTAYGFTQTRDTFGTPYYVAPEVTRSAGTADVRADIYALGVLLYELLTGSVPMGQFTPLSQKTGLSKKIDAIVCHALADDPQRRLSSVAEMAAAVEKIATEHRRRHAKKARSRRVLAVVSIFLIMGIGGAVGAWIRDGRLTSYHPLRKLNDPGRATRDQAWENSLGMAFVPVPGTQVLFAQHETRVRDFAAYVRTRQALPDWSGRAASAGRVPPSASTTSWEHPGFSQSPDHPVCGMSQRDARYFCAWLTNQEIAAGWLKKNQAYRLPTDAEWSLAAGITQDPGPDAPPTFSAEPHMLPAGNFAGPEARQYALWPSRLAADAPEDPYPCTAPVGSFPANALGLFDLHGNVAEWTDTRWASGANRVPIHYYLRGGSWATGRIVKMRPDSRMHSSRSRAQPDFGFRLVLDLDVKPQPPQALDPLPVDG, from the coding sequence TTGAGTGAAACTGCCCCCAGTCTGACCGCCTGCCCGCGATGTGGCAAGGAACTGGCCCCCAAAATGATGGTGGGCGGCATCTGCCCCGCCTGTGTGGCCAGTACGATTCAGAAGAATCTTTTCGCCAGTATGGATGATGAGATTGAGGAAAAGGAGCCTCTCTCCCTCAATGTTCAGGGTTATGAAATTCAGGAACTCATCGGCGGCGGTGGCATGGGCGAAGTCTATCGTGCCGTCCTGACTGCCCGTGGCAAGGTGGTGGCCATGAAGGTGGTCTCCGGCAGGCTTACCCGGGACCCCGAAGTCACGGCGCGTTTCGAGGCCGAAGTTGCCGCCCTTTCCCAGCTCAGCCATCACCATGTGGTGCGTGTGCTGGATCATGGGGAGACGGTCAATGGCCGCCATTTCCTGGTCATGGAATATGTGGACGGCTGCGATCTGCGTCGCCTTCTTCGCGCCCAGCGGTTGGACCTTGAGCGCGCTCTGGATATTTTCCTCAAGGTGTGCGCCGGAGTTTCCCACGCCCACCAGCGCGGCCTAGTGCATCGCGACATCAAGCCCGCCAACATTCTCATCGGTGCGGACGGAACTGTGAAGGTGGCCGACTTTGGCCTAGCCAAGACACTGGTGGAAAACTCCACCGCCTACGGCTTTACCCAAACTCGCGATACCTTCGGCACCCCCTATTATGTGGCCCCGGAGGTCACCCGCAGTGCGGGTACGGCCGATGTCCGGGCGGATATTTATGCGCTCGGCGTTCTGCTTTATGAACTGCTCACCGGCTCCGTGCCCATGGGTCAGTTCACCCCGCTGTCACAAAAAACCGGCCTCAGCAAAAAGATTGATGCCATTGTTTGCCATGCCCTGGCGGATGACCCTCAGCGCCGCCTCTCATCGGTGGCTGAGATGGCAGCAGCCGTTGAGAAAATCGCCACGGAGCACCGCAGACGCCATGCCAAAAAAGCCCGCAGCCGCAGGGTTTTGGCCGTGGTTTCCATCTTCCTGATCATGGGTATTGGCGGGGCAGTGGGGGCCTGGATTCGCGACGGTCGGCTGACCTCCTATCATCCTCTTCGCAAGCTCAATGACCCCGGTCGCGCTACCCGCGACCAGGCTTGGGAAAACAGTCTGGGCATGGCTTTTGTGCCCGTCCCCGGCACCCAGGTTCTTTTTGCCCAGCATGAAACACGCGTTCGCGACTTTGCGGCCTATGTCCGCACACGGCAGGCGCTGCCGGACTGGAGCGGTAGGGCTGCATCAGCAGGCAGAGTTCCTCCCTCTGCCTCCACCACGAGCTGGGAACACCCTGGCTTCAGCCAGTCTCCAGACCATCCCGTCTGTGGTATGAGCCAGAGAGATGCTCGCTACTTTTGCGCCTGGCTCACCAATCAGGAAATCGCTGCTGGCTGGTTGAAGAAAAATCAGGCCTATCGTCTGCCCACGGATGCCGAATGGAGCCTGGCTGCTGGCATCACCCAAGATCCAGGCCCGGATGCCCCCCCGACTTTTTCAGCGGAGCCTCACATGTTACCTGCTGGCAATTTTGCAGGGCCAGAAGCGCGTCAGTATGCCCTGTGGCCTTCGCGGCTGGCGGCCGATGCCCCGGAAGATCCCTATCCTTGCACGGCCCCAGTGGGGAGCTTTCCCGCCAATGCCCTGGGCCTTTTCGATCTGCATGGGAATGTGGCTGAATGGACGGATACCCGCTGGGCCTCCGGGGCTAACCGTGTGCCGATTCACTACTACCTCCGTGGCGGATCCTGGGCCACGGGGCGCATTGTGAAGATGCGCCCAGATAGCCGCATGCACAGCAGTCGCTCTCGTGCCCAGCCAGACTTTGGTTTCCGGCTCGTGCTCGATCTCGATGTCAAACCTCAGCCGCCTCAGGCGCTGGATCCGCTGCCTGTGGACGGATGA
- a CDS encoding PSD1 and planctomycete cytochrome C domain-containing protein, which yields MTFRLALLPLLIASSLHAEEVEALFVRRVWPLFQEKCLACHGQDEAKIKGGLDMRTLASTLKGGDSEATSLVVEKPESSPLYLAATRTHEEWEAMPPKEKDALTEAQLGWLKSWITEGAPWPEEAERQKIAQAHAQAWEAEDGLIIKTTGALSPDWANRRYPPAALWGYQPVKKTTLPATAPHPIDALLSLHLPNGVKPAPAADPRTFIRRATFDLTGLPPTPEEVHAFELAMKTTTDVEATYTQLIDRLLDSPHYGERMARHWLDVARYADSSGFANDYERGNAWRYRDYVVRSFNADKPYDQFIKEQIAGDEMAANTAQAGKSASLTSEGLIATGFLRMGPWELTGMEVAKVARQRFLDDVTNSVGETFLAHSLQCARCHDHKFDPVPTHDYYAMQACFSTTQLAERAAPFLPEENTTGFEELKYLEMRYAEHLNVLRKLDNQMLVNAEKWYAEKKLDRQAWDQAVAAARATLQNGGAKKGPGQGGKGKARNFVGVYDLARNSLQKQSLPEGQYPPKLVGFQPVDFGNERVARKGLERLKWEMERYEPYAFSVYNGRTPTMTSVNQPLRVPQDRLTAGDLEQTAILGGGDPFSPTTPVQPGVLTALFETAQVQAQITAELEGRRSALAAWIARADNPLTTRTIVNRLWLWHFGQALAGNPNNFGSTGKKPTHPELLDWLAATLVDKGWSIKEMHRLIMSSAAYRRSAHAIPNPADRSVHAPLDTAPFTREELEAAYAVFKPRRLTAEELRDTMLKVTGELNPALGGIPNRPEIHREVAMQPRQVMGTFAAAWVPNPLPSQRHRRSLYALKIRGVRDPFMEVFNEPGPDFSCEAREVSTVTPQVFSLFNGQASYDRALALAHRALKDQPADALERVFALAYGRAPTTEEKTACTTHWQAMEVKQQALTFSSQPPPLEITREAVEENTGEKFSFQEKLPAYADFIPDLQPGAADARTRALADVCLVLMNSNEFAYVY from the coding sequence ATGACTTTTCGCCTCGCCCTGCTGCCCTTGCTGATCGCCTCCTCGCTTCACGCAGAAGAGGTAGAGGCGCTTTTTGTTAGGAGAGTATGGCCCTTGTTTCAAGAAAAGTGCCTGGCCTGTCATGGGCAGGACGAGGCGAAGATCAAAGGCGGGCTGGACATGCGCACGCTGGCCAGCACGCTGAAGGGAGGGGACAGTGAAGCGACGAGCCTCGTTGTGGAAAAGCCCGAAAGCAGCCCGCTGTATCTCGCCGCCACCCGCACCCATGAGGAGTGGGAGGCGATGCCGCCGAAGGAGAAGGACGCCCTCACGGAAGCACAACTCGGCTGGCTGAAGAGCTGGATCACGGAAGGTGCCCCGTGGCCTGAGGAGGCGGAGCGGCAAAAGATCGCCCAGGCGCACGCACAGGCCTGGGAGGCGGAGGATGGACTCATCATCAAGACCACCGGGGCGCTTTCGCCCGACTGGGCGAATCGCCGCTACCCGCCTGCCGCGCTGTGGGGTTACCAACCGGTAAAAAAAACCACGCTGCCTGCCACGGCCCCGCACCCCATTGATGCCCTGCTGTCCCTGCACCTTCCCAACGGAGTGAAACCCGCCCCGGCAGCGGATCCTCGAACCTTCATCCGCCGCGCCACCTTTGACCTCACCGGCCTACCACCCACACCGGAGGAGGTGCATGCTTTTGAGCTGGCGATGAAGACCACCACTGACGTGGAAGCGACCTACACCCAGTTGATTGATCGCTTGTTAGACTCGCCCCACTATGGCGAACGCATGGCGCGGCACTGGCTGGATGTGGCTAGATATGCGGACAGCAGCGGCTTTGCCAACGACTACGAGCGCGGCAATGCCTGGCGCTATCGCGACTACGTGGTGCGCAGTTTCAATGCCGACAAGCCCTACGATCAGTTTATTAAAGAGCAGATTGCCGGGGATGAGATGGCCGCCAATACCGCCCAGGCAGGCAAGAGTGCCAGCCTCACTTCGGAAGGACTCATCGCGACTGGCTTCCTGCGCATGGGCCCGTGGGAACTCACGGGCATGGAGGTGGCGAAAGTCGCCCGCCAGCGGTTCCTGGATGATGTGACGAATAGCGTGGGCGAGACCTTTCTGGCCCACTCCCTGCAATGTGCGCGCTGTCACGATCACAAATTCGATCCCGTGCCCACACATGATTATTATGCCATGCAGGCTTGCTTCAGCACCACGCAACTTGCGGAACGTGCCGCCCCGTTTTTGCCCGAAGAAAACACCACGGGCTTTGAAGAACTCAAATACCTGGAGATGCGTTATGCCGAGCACCTGAATGTCCTGCGCAAGCTGGATAATCAAATGCTCGTCAACGCAGAAAAGTGGTATGCGGAGAAGAAGCTGGATCGTCAAGCCTGGGACCAAGCTGTGGCGGCAGCCCGTGCAACGCTGCAAAACGGGGGTGCGAAGAAAGGCCCCGGCCAGGGTGGCAAGGGCAAGGCACGGAACTTTGTGGGCGTGTATGACCTGGCCCGCAACAGTCTGCAAAAGCAGAGCTTACCGGAGGGTCAGTATCCGCCGAAGCTGGTCGGCTTTCAGCCGGTGGACTTCGGCAATGAACGTGTGGCCCGCAAGGGATTGGAGCGCCTGAAGTGGGAGATGGAACGCTACGAGCCCTATGCCTTCAGCGTATACAATGGCCGCACTCCGACGATGACCAGCGTGAACCAACCGCTCCGCGTGCCGCAGGATCGACTCACCGCAGGCGATCTGGAACAAACGGCCATCCTGGGCGGAGGAGATCCCTTTTCACCCACCACGCCCGTGCAGCCAGGGGTGCTGACAGCCCTCTTTGAAACCGCGCAGGTGCAGGCTCAAATCACCGCAGAACTGGAGGGCCGCCGCAGCGCCCTGGCGGCCTGGATTGCCCGTGCGGACAATCCCCTCACCACCCGCACCATCGTGAACCGTCTGTGGCTCTGGCACTTCGGTCAAGCCCTGGCGGGGAACCCCAATAACTTTGGCAGCACGGGCAAGAAACCCACGCATCCGGAGCTGCTGGACTGGCTGGCAGCGACGCTGGTGGACAAGGGCTGGAGCATCAAGGAAATGCATCGCCTCATCATGAGCAGCGCGGCTTATCGGCGAAGTGCGCATGCCATTCCCAATCCGGCGGACAGGAGTGTCCACGCTCCTCTTGATACAGCGCCCTTCACGCGCGAAGAACTGGAGGCTGCCTATGCCGTTTTCAAACCGCGCCGCCTCACCGCTGAGGAGCTGCGTGACACGATGCTGAAGGTCACGGGCGAGCTGAACCCCGCCCTGGGAGGCATCCCGAATCGGCCTGAAATCCACCGAGAGGTGGCCATGCAGCCGCGCCAAGTCATGGGTACTTTTGCTGCTGCCTGGGTGCCGAACCCCCTACCCTCCCAGCGGCACCGCCGCAGCCTGTATGCGCTGAAAATTCGCGGCGTGCGGGATCCCTTCATGGAGGTTTTTAATGAACCTGGTCCCGATTTTTCCTGCGAGGCGCGAGAGGTCTCCACCGTGACGCCGCAGGTCTTCAGCCTATTCAATGGCCAGGCCTCCTATGACCGCGCGCTGGCCCTGGCTCATCGCGCTTTAAAAGACCAACCTGCCGATGCCCTGGAGCGCGTCTTTGCCCTGGCCTATGGCCGTGCGCCCACAACGGAAGAAAAGACCGCCTGCACCACCCACTGGCAAGCCATGGAGGTGAAGCAGCAGGCACTCACTTTCTCCTCTCAGCCACCGCCGCTGGAGATCACGCGCGAGGCGGTAGAAGAGAACACCGGAGAGAAATTCAGCTTTCAGGAGAAGCTGCCCGCCTACGCCGACTTCATCCCCGATCTGCAACCCGGCGCCGCGGATGCCCGCACCCGGGCCCTGGCGGATGTGTGCCTAGTGCTGATGAATTCCAACGAGTTTGCTTATGTCTATTGA
- a CDS encoding DUF1501 domain-containing protein: MAAEARSPLAPKPQQVPARAKNCIFLMMEGGPSHIDCFDPKPALEKLHLKEFVREGAMRSAMESGKRYYVRSPFKFAQHGQSGAWMSEPWQHLAKVADDICFYRGCQVDSVNHPTAMYQMNCGNRFGGDPALGAWVSYGLGSVNQDLPGFVVLPEISYPQGGSANWGNGYLPADFQGTPLRPKGSPVLDLLPPPGISPEHQRANLDLLTRLNQKHVQDHPWHDELKARMNNYELAFRMQMQVPEVIDLEKEDAATKTMYGIGQDATDAFGRKCLLARKLVEKGVRFVQLYAGTWDSHDYIERAHGNLIRQVDQPIAALIADLKQRGLLEDTLIVWCGEFGRTPDNGVRGGTQYGRDHNPKAMTMWFAGGGVKAGHTIGATDDRGMEAIEEVHHVRDVHVTLLRLLGLDDNKLTFYHAGRFKQLSQFGGQVIDKLIA, from the coding sequence ATGGCCGCTGAGGCCCGCAGCCCTCTGGCGCCCAAGCCGCAGCAGGTCCCGGCGCGGGCAAAAAACTGCATCTTTCTCATGATGGAGGGCGGGCCGAGCCACATTGATTGCTTCGATCCCAAACCGGCGCTGGAGAAGCTGCACCTGAAGGAATTTGTGCGCGAGGGGGCGATGAGATCCGCCATGGAAAGTGGCAAACGCTACTACGTGCGCAGCCCTTTCAAGTTTGCCCAGCATGGCCAAAGCGGTGCCTGGATGAGCGAGCCCTGGCAGCACCTGGCCAAGGTGGCGGATGATATCTGCTTTTACCGGGGGTGCCAGGTGGACAGCGTGAATCACCCCACCGCGATGTACCAGATGAACTGTGGCAACCGCTTTGGCGGAGATCCCGCCCTGGGTGCCTGGGTCTCCTACGGTCTAGGTTCGGTGAATCAGGACCTACCCGGCTTTGTCGTGCTGCCGGAGATCAGCTACCCGCAAGGCGGCAGCGCGAACTGGGGCAATGGCTACCTGCCTGCCGATTTCCAAGGCACACCCCTGCGCCCCAAAGGCAGCCCCGTACTGGATCTGCTGCCGCCTCCTGGCATCTCGCCCGAGCACCAGCGAGCGAACCTAGACCTGCTGACGCGGCTTAACCAAAAGCATGTCCAGGACCACCCCTGGCATGACGAGCTAAAAGCCCGCATGAATAACTACGAGCTGGCCTTTCGTATGCAGATGCAGGTGCCCGAGGTCATTGATCTGGAAAAAGAAGATGCCGCGACGAAAACGATGTACGGCATCGGCCAAGACGCCACGGATGCCTTTGGCCGCAAGTGCCTGCTGGCGCGCAAGCTGGTGGAAAAGGGCGTGCGCTTTGTGCAGCTCTACGCCGGGACCTGGGACAGCCATGATTACATCGAACGAGCCCACGGCAACCTCATCCGGCAGGTGGATCAGCCCATCGCTGCGCTCATCGCCGATCTCAAACAACGCGGTCTACTAGAGGATACCCTCATCGTCTGGTGTGGCGAATTTGGCCGCACCCCGGACAATGGCGTGCGTGGCGGCACCCAGTATGGGCGGGATCACAACCCCAAGGCCATGACGATGTGGTTCGCCGGAGGTGGCGTGAAGGCTGGGCACACTATCGGTGCCACGGATGATCGCGGCATGGAGGCCATCGAAGAAGTGCATCATGTTCGCGATGTCCACGTCACCCTTTTGCGCCTGCTGGGGCTGGATGACAACAAACTCACGTTTTACCACGCAGGCCGGTTTAAACAGCTCAGCCAATTCGGTGGCCAAGTCATCGACAAGCTCATCGCCTGA
- a CDS encoding type II toxin-antitoxin system death-on-curing family toxin: MNDNPNTCLHLTVDIVLEIHAEAIAQFGGALGLRDLALLESAIAAPQASFGGVSPFNDNVEVAAAYLFYLCSNHPFVDGNKRAALGSCIVFLKLNGYTTADDCDDWETLTLAVAAGVLSRNEVTAKLRELLV, from the coding sequence ATGAACGATAATCCCAATACCTGCCTTCATCTTACGGTAGATATCGTTCTGGAGATCCACGCGGAGGCCATTGCCCAGTTTGGCGGGGCTCTGGGGCTGCGGGATCTCGCTTTGCTCGAGTCGGCAATAGCGGCCCCTCAAGCCAGTTTTGGAGGCGTTTCCCCATTCAATGACAACGTGGAAGTTGCAGCGGCCTACCTGTTTTACCTCTGTAGTAATCATCCTTTTGTCGATGGTAACAAAAGAGCGGCTCTTGGTTCCTGCATTGTCTTTTTGAAGCTCAATGGATACACGACGGCTGACGACTGTGACGACTGGGAAACTCTCACCCTGGCCGTCGCTGCCGGGGTGCTCAGCCGGAACGAGGTCACGGCGAAGTTGCGAGAGCTGCTGGTTTAA
- a CDS encoding fused MFS/spermidine synthase, with amino-acid sequence MSPSSASRLPVAFLLGTLSLLSAFLLFQVQPVISKYILPWFGGSPGVWTTCMVFFQIVLFAGYTYAHLLTKLRPRTQAIIHSVLMLAALAVLPIAPGDGWKPAGGEDPAGRILLLLLGTVGLPYFILSSTSPLAQVWFTRAVPGGTPWRLYALSNIGSLVALLSYPFFFEPRLEVTSQTWLWSGAFVVFAALSATLAWKVSSPAPATEVVEKTDGEAAETAPKWWHRLLWVALPALASVMLLATTNHVCQDVAVVPFMWVVPLSLYLLTFILCFEHERWYMRGLWAPLAMGVLFITAGEKHLGWEVDLTPDYLAEIAWCFGAMFLACMVCHGELARLKPAPSRLTEFYLMMSAGGAIGGLLVSLVAPRIFVTYMEWPLALLASLLVATITLAVAGVRLSRCWVGFPLAGVAAVLGSLGIGFLAEKTTKVEPRLERVRNFYGTVHVDEDYDTGLENEYRTLTRGGIVHGMQNLGDLYREEPVTYYGRHTGIGRALGRLAGQKGAKVGIVGLGAGTAACYAQAGHDFRFYEINPDVVRLARKHFTYLADAEKRGSTVATIIGDARLMLEREPNQQFDVLLLDAFSGDAIPMHLLTREAFEIYHRHMKPDGIIVVHVTNSYLILAPVVKKQADAMGWQTTRVITAQMGDDDDTDYMLVTQNEAFLKNTPADEPEDEPKLDVPLWTDRYHNLFQILLTE; translated from the coding sequence ATGTCCCCTTCTTCCGCCTCCCGCCTACCTGTGGCTTTTTTGCTCGGGACCCTCAGCCTACTCAGCGCCTTTTTGCTGTTCCAGGTTCAGCCCGTGATCAGCAAATACATCCTGCCCTGGTTCGGGGGCAGCCCAGGGGTGTGGACCACCTGCATGGTATTTTTTCAAATCGTGCTTTTTGCGGGATACACGTACGCTCACCTGCTGACAAAACTGCGCCCACGGACGCAGGCGATCATTCACAGTGTGCTGATGCTGGCGGCGCTGGCCGTGCTGCCGATCGCGCCTGGAGACGGGTGGAAACCGGCGGGGGGTGAGGACCCGGCAGGCCGCATTTTACTGCTGCTGCTGGGCACGGTGGGGCTGCCGTATTTCATTCTGTCCAGCACCAGTCCGCTGGCGCAGGTGTGGTTCACCCGAGCAGTGCCCGGGGGTACGCCATGGAGGCTTTATGCGCTGTCGAACATCGGTTCGCTGGTGGCGCTGCTGAGTTACCCGTTTTTTTTCGAACCCCGCCTGGAGGTGACTTCGCAGACGTGGCTGTGGTCGGGCGCGTTTGTGGTCTTTGCCGCGCTGTCAGCCACGCTAGCCTGGAAGGTGAGCTCCCCTGCCCCGGCCACTGAGGTGGTGGAAAAAACCGATGGCGAAGCTGCCGAAACGGCACCGAAATGGTGGCATCGCCTTCTGTGGGTGGCGCTGCCGGCACTGGCCAGTGTGATGCTGCTGGCGACGACGAACCATGTCTGCCAGGATGTAGCGGTGGTACCCTTCATGTGGGTGGTGCCGCTGAGCCTCTACCTGCTGACTTTCATCCTGTGCTTCGAGCATGAGCGCTGGTACATGCGCGGGCTGTGGGCACCGCTGGCCATGGGGGTGCTATTTATCACTGCCGGAGAAAAGCACCTGGGCTGGGAGGTGGACCTGACACCAGACTACCTGGCGGAAATCGCCTGGTGTTTTGGCGCAATGTTCCTGGCCTGCATGGTCTGCCATGGGGAGCTGGCGCGGCTGAAACCTGCGCCGTCCCGGTTGACGGAGTTTTACCTGATGATGTCGGCCGGCGGGGCCATCGGAGGACTGCTGGTGAGCCTGGTGGCCCCGAGAATTTTTGTCACTTACATGGAGTGGCCTCTGGCGCTGCTTGCCAGCCTGCTCGTCGCCACCATCACCCTGGCGGTGGCTGGGGTGCGGCTCTCCCGTTGCTGGGTCGGCTTTCCGCTGGCGGGTGTCGCCGCGGTCCTGGGGAGTCTGGGCATAGGTTTTCTAGCAGAAAAAACGACCAAGGTTGAGCCCCGTCTGGAACGCGTGCGCAACTTTTACGGGACGGTGCATGTGGATGAGGACTACGACACGGGGCTGGAGAACGAGTACCGGACGCTCACCCGCGGAGGCATTGTCCACGGCATGCAGAACCTGGGCGACCTCTACCGCGAGGAGCCCGTGACCTACTATGGCCGTCACACGGGCATTGGCCGGGCCCTGGGGAGGCTGGCAGGGCAAAAGGGGGCCAAGGTGGGCATCGTGGGTCTGGGGGCGGGTACGGCGGCCTGCTATGCCCAGGCGGGTCATGACTTCCGCTTTTATGAAATCAATCCGGATGTGGTACGGCTGGCGCGAAAACACTTCACCTACCTCGCGGATGCGGAAAAACGCGGCAGCACGGTGGCCACTATCATCGGCGATGCACGCCTGATGCTGGAGCGGGAGCCTAACCAACAGTTCGATGTGCTGCTGCTGGATGCCTTCAGCGGCGATGCGATCCCCATGCATCTGCTGACGCGCGAAGCCTTTGAGATTTACCACCGCCACATGAAGCCGGATGGCATCATTGTCGTCCACGTGACGAACAGCTACCTCATCCTGGCCCCCGTGGTGAAAAAACAGGCCGATGCAATGGGGTGGCAAACCACCCGTGTCATCACGGCCCAAATGGGTGATGACGACGATACGGACTACATGCTGGTGACCCAGAATGAAGCCTTCCTAAAGAACACCCCAGCCGACGAACCGGAAGATGAACCGAAGCTGGATGTGCCGCTGTGGACGGACCGTTATCACAACCTGTTTCAGATCCTGCTGACCGAGTAA